TTGCTGAACCACGGCTCGATGCTGTCGATCCACTTCAGGTTGATGATCTGCTGGCGGTTGGCACGGAAAAACACCTTCGAGTCGAGGCGCGCTTCTAGGTGCTGCAAGGTGCGCGGAATCAGCGGGCGGTGCTGCTCGAAGTAGATTTGGGTGTAGCTGCCATTGATTTCAAACAGCTTAATATTTTCTAGGCGCACAAACCAGCACCGTTCGCCGTCTTTCACAAACACCTGATCGGAGGCGGCCAACGGCGGGCCTACTTCCGCGGGCTGTGGAGCGGGAGCCGCCAACCTAGCTAGCTGCTGCTGACGCGCTTTCTCAACGGCCGCCGCCAAGCGCACTTCCTGGATGGGCTTGAGCAAATAGTCCAAGGCGTTGACTTCAAACGCTTGCAAGGCATAGTCGAGGTAAGCGGTGGTGAATATGACGTGCGGCGCCGCGTCGAGCGATTCTAGCAAGTCAAAGCCATTGCCACCCGGCATCTGAATGTCTAAGAAGAGTAAGTCGGGGCGCTGCTGCTCAATTTGAGCGCGGGCTTCGGTGATGTTTTTGGCTTCACCTACAACGGTTATATCGGGAAAGCTCTGGAGCAAGTGGCGCAGCTCGATGCGCGCTAGGCGGGAGTCGTCAACCAGCAAAGCGTTCATGCGGTCGGGAAGGGAAGAGTGGAAGAAGTGGACGTAAAGCTAGGTTCGGTTGGCGGCGACTGCGTGTGCGGAGTAAGCGGCAGGCGCAATTCGGCCAGCACTGTCGCCGGTACCACCGGGTCGTTGCCGATAACGAGTTGCACGTGCTTGCCATACAGCAAATGCAGGCGCTCCTGGGCATTGCGCAAGCCAACCCCTTCGTGGCCCGGCTTGGGCGCATAGTGGCCCGTGTTGCGCACCGTGATGTAGAGCAACTGGGTACCTAGGTTGGCGCGCGCCGTGAGGGTGATGGCGCCACCATCGGGTCGGGGCGCGATGCCGTGCTTGATGGCATTCTCCACGAGCAGTTGCAGCGTCATGGGCGGAATAAGCGTGGGCAGCGCCACTTTATCGACGTCGAGCGAGTAGGCAAGGCGCTCTTCGAGCTGCACAGCTTCTAGCTCCAGGTAGTGCTCCACAATTTCCAGTTCGCGGGCAAGCGGTACTTGCTCGGTGCTGTTGAGTTGAATAGAATAGCGCAGTAAATCAGATAGATGCGTAATCATCTGGCGGGCGCGGCTCGGGTCTTCCATTACCAGTGCCCGGATGTTGTTCAAGCCGTTGAACATAAAATGCGGATTGATCTGGGCTTTGAGCGTGCGCATTTCGGCCTCGCGCACGGCGGCCGCTAGCTTCCACTTATCGACTTCAGCCTGCTTGTAGCTGCGCAGGTAATGCCAACCAAAGTAAAAGCCTTCCCAAAGCCACAGCACAAAATTGACGTTCAGAGCGTAACCAATAAACTGCCCCCAACCGTGCGGTTGGCCATCGCCGACGGGGCGTACCAACCAAATAATAAGTGCCCAAATAATAAGCTGACTTACAACTGACAGCAGTAAGTTGATGAGCAGCAATCGGCTAAGGAGTGGCAGTGGTGCAAGCCTCTCCCAGCCATTGGCCTTGATGTGGTAGCGCAGCCCATGCGTAAGAGCCAGCAAAGGCAACACAATGACCACGGTAATAAGCACCGAGTCGCGTGTGAATTGACCGAAGCCGATGAACAAAGCGAGGTTGAAGATGGCGTACAGGAGCCAGCCAAGGAGCTGCGCACGCCAATACAGACGACTAGGAGCAGGTACGGAGGCGTAAGAAAACATGGCGCTGGCTTAATCAGGCGGTAGTTAGCGAAAGGGTGCTGCTGGCCAAGGTATAAGCCTGCTTGTTCTGACGGTAGGAGCGAAGCAGTAAACCGCTTAACAGCAGGAGTGCGCACACGATAAAAGTCGGAATCAAATACAGATTAGCAACAGCGACGCGCAAGCCAAGTACCAAACAACCCACCGGAATAACGCCCGCCATAACAGCAAACGGCCTAGCATTATAAAACCAGGCATACGGGAAGAAGTGCGCCCCCGTGATAATGCCGTAGGTCATGATAAAGTACTGGGGATACTTGCTGTAAATGAACATAAGGAACGGGAAGTAGAACAGCTGCGCGAAGTTCAGCCACAAACCTAGGGGTTGAAGCGGATTGTGCGGCAGCTTCCAAGTCGTGCGGAACACTTTCGACAGCATCCAAGCCAGGGGCAACATAGCGCCGCCCACAAAAAACGTGATGAAGCTGTTGTAAGCCGGCGAGTTAGGCAGCGTCCAGACGAAAGTAATGACCGCCCAAATGATGCTAGCCGCCACGATGAAGTCGATGCCGTTCTTAGCCTTCACCGATAGCTCCAGCTTCAGCGCCGCAAATTCCTGTTCAGAGACCATAGAGAGCTAGGTAGTGGTGTGGCAAATGCTTGGTAATTCGTTTCTTGAAGTGAAGTGCCAGCTCACGGACCGAGAACCTAGGCTGCCGGGCCGTGAGCTGGTGTGGTCAAAATAAGTATTACTTCTTCGCCACGCTGTTCTGCTTCAAAAAGGCATCTGCCTGGGCGAAAAACCACTGCGTATCATCCCACATCAGGAAGTGCTTGCCGGCTTCCGACATTTCCACGTGATGCTGGGGAAGCTTAGTGTATTGCTGCTCGAAGATGGCGCGGGTGCTTTCCTTCGTCGAGCCGTAGTCTTTGTAAGCGGCCCAAGCACCTAGCACAAGCGCAGGCTGCTGAATGCGAGCAATATCTTGGCGTAAGTCGGTCGTGCTCATATCGTACATGGCCTGGCCAACAGTGGCGGGGTCGGAAGCCACACTCCAGCGTGTCGCTTGGCTGATGCGGGCGGTGTCGGTAATCAGCGCGGCCGACATTTGCCGAGCCCCAGCAAGGCTTCTCTTGCCTTGCTGCATCTGCTGGCGCATACCCTCCGCCATGGGTTTGGCTTGATCAGCGGTAAGGCTAGGATTTTGGACAGCCGAGAGGAAAGGCAATGAATCCACAATCACCAGCGGGCCGATGGCTGTGGGTTCCGCGGTGCTCATCCACAGAGCCATGAACCCACCTAAGCTATGCCCGACAACCACGGGCTTGGTGAGCTTCTGCGCGTGAATGTAGGCGAGTAGCTGGTCGCGTACATCTTGCAGGAAGTGCTCCGACACCGGTGTTTGGGCCGGCTGCCCACCAAAGCCCGCCAGCGAGATGATGTGACACTGGTACTGCTTCTGGTAGTGCGCCACCGTTTCGTCCCACACGGCGCCGGGACACGTCAGGCCCGGAATGAGAATCATCGGCTTGCCTTTGCCTGCTACCTGTACGGTAAAGCTAGGGTGGGCGGCGGGCTGATCAGCCCGCGGTGTGGCTTGCACAGTGAGTACCTGGCTGAACAGCACAAGCACAACGAACAGGGCACGGAGGGTAGCAAGAAGGTTCATCTGACCAAGTGTTTAGGTGATTGATGGTCCAAACCTAGCTCCTGCTATCAGCC
This Hymenobacter sp. GOD-10R DNA region includes the following protein-coding sequences:
- a CDS encoding LytTR family DNA-binding domain-containing protein, with translation MNALLVDDSRLARIELRHLLQSFPDITVVGEAKNITEARAQIEQQRPDLLFLDIQMPGGNGFDLLESLDAAPHVIFTTAYLDYALQAFEVNALDYLLKPIQEVRLAAAVEKARQQQLARLAAPAPQPAEVGPPLAASDQVFVKDGERCWFVRLENIKLFEINGSYTQIYFEQHRPLIPRTLQHLEARLDSKVFFRANRQQIINLKWIDSIEPWFSNTLKIKLKDGPEVEVSRKQSVLFREMMSL
- a CDS encoding sensor histidine kinase, which codes for MFSYASVPAPSRLYWRAQLLGWLLYAIFNLALFIGFGQFTRDSVLITVVIVLPLLALTHGLRYHIKANGWERLAPLPLLSRLLLINLLLSVVSQLIIWALIIWLVRPVGDGQPHGWGQFIGYALNVNFVLWLWEGFYFGWHYLRSYKQAEVDKWKLAAAVREAEMRTLKAQINPHFMFNGLNNIRALVMEDPSRARQMITHLSDLLRYSIQLNSTEQVPLARELEIVEHYLELEAVQLEERLAYSLDVDKVALPTLIPPMTLQLLVENAIKHGIAPRPDGGAITLTARANLGTQLLYITVRNTGHYAPKPGHEGVGLRNAQERLHLLYGKHVQLVIGNDPVVPATVLAELRLPLTPHTQSPPTEPSFTSTSSTLPFPTA
- a CDS encoding DUF7010 family protein; amino-acid sequence: MVSEQEFAALKLELSVKAKNGIDFIVAASIIWAVITFVWTLPNSPAYNSFITFFVGGAMLPLAWMLSKVFRTTWKLPHNPLQPLGLWLNFAQLFYFPFLMFIYSKYPQYFIMTYGIITGAHFFPYAWFYNARPFAVMAGVIPVGCLVLGLRVAVANLYLIPTFIVCALLLLSGLLLRSYRQNKQAYTLASSTLSLTTA
- a CDS encoding alpha/beta hydrolase, whose protein sequence is MNLLATLRALFVVLVLFSQVLTVQATPRADQPAAHPSFTVQVAGKGKPMILIPGLTCPGAVWDETVAHYQKQYQCHIISLAGFGGQPAQTPVSEHFLQDVRDQLLAYIHAQKLTKPVVVGHSLGGFMALWMSTAEPTAIGPLVIVDSLPFLSAVQNPSLTADQAKPMAEGMRQQMQQGKRSLAGARQMSAALITDTARISQATRWSVASDPATVGQAMYDMSTTDLRQDIARIQQPALVLGAWAAYKDYGSTKESTRAIFEQQYTKLPQHHVEMSEAGKHFLMWDDTQWFFAQADAFLKQNSVAKK